One genomic segment of Rhizobium viscosum includes these proteins:
- the rsfS gene encoding ribosome silencing factor produces MVCHSRKGKALTTVHAKGKTLAVIPKGAERGADAAARALEAVLVSLEDSKAEDIVTINIAGKSALGDYMVVVSGRSNRHVMAIADHLLTDLKDEGFGTARVEGQEGGDWILIDTGDIIVHVFRPEIREFYNIEKMWAAPDMDEETLH; encoded by the coding sequence ATGGTTTGTCATTCCAGGAAAGGGAAAGCACTGACAACAGTACACGCCAAGGGAAAAACGCTTGCCGTTATCCCGAAGGGTGCGGAACGTGGCGCCGATGCCGCTGCCCGTGCTCTGGAAGCCGTCCTCGTGAGCCTCGAGGATTCCAAAGCTGAAGATATCGTCACCATCAACATTGCCGGAAAGTCGGCGCTGGGAGATTACATGGTTGTCGTCTCCGGCCGCTCGAACAGGCATGTCATGGCGATCGCCGATCATCTTCTGACTGATCTCAAGGATGAGGGCTTCGGTACTGCCCGCGTCGAAGGTCAGGAAGGCGGTGACTGGATCCTGATCGATACCGGTGACATCATCGTGCATGTGTTCCGTCCCGAAATCCGCGAGTTCTACAACATCGAAAAGATGTGGGCGGCTCCGGATATGGA
- a CDS encoding winged helix-turn-helix domain-containing protein, with protein MTETAKNPLAPVLRITFPDDDRLGHGKMELLEHIRETGSISAAGRAMDMSYRRAWMLVAEMNRMFKAQVVESQRGGQKGGGAALTPFGDQLLARFRDMEKTVRTSLADDLAWLENNRNPQPDGRR; from the coding sequence ATGACCGAAACCGCCAAAAATCCACTCGCACCCGTCCTGCGAATCACCTTTCCCGATGACGATCGCCTCGGCCACGGCAAGATGGAGCTGCTCGAGCATATCCGCGAGACAGGCTCGATCTCGGCGGCCGGCCGCGCAATGGACATGTCCTATCGTCGTGCATGGATGCTGGTTGCCGAGATGAACCGCATGTTCAAGGCACAGGTGGTGGAATCGCAGCGCGGCGGCCAGAAGGGTGGTGGTGCGGCACTGACGCCATTCGGGGACCAATTGCTGGCGCGCTTTCGTGACATGGAAAAGACGGTGCGCACCAGCCTTGCCGATGATCTCGCCTGGCTGGAAAACAACCGCAATCCGCAGCCGGACGGCCGGCGCTGA
- the modC gene encoding molybdenum ABC transporter ATP-binding protein produces MTLIVEARHHLGAFGLDAAFTSERGVTALFGRSGSGKTSVIRIIAGLTRPAEGRVLLDGEALTDTAKGIFVPRHRRRFGYVFQEARLFPHLSVRTNLSYGRWFTPKSARIENFDRVVDLLGIGQLLDRSPSKLSGGEKQRVAIGRALLSSPRLLLMDEPLAALDEARKAEILPYLERLRDEMDIPIVYVSHSISEVARLANQVVIMRDGKVEAAGPATEILSRSSLLPEDRREAGAVLEGTVESIDSANRISTVLLKAGRLYVPGAAPAIGKSVRIRIPARDVMLATRKPEGLSALNILEGTVTQVSPTEDGTVEIRLDCTGDAVLSRITALSCERLGLNPGMSAFAVIKTVALEA; encoded by the coding sequence ATGACGCTCATCGTCGAAGCAAGACATCACCTCGGCGCCTTCGGGCTCGATGCCGCCTTCACCTCCGAACGCGGCGTGACGGCGCTCTTCGGTCGTTCCGGTTCCGGCAAGACCTCCGTGATCCGTATCATTGCTGGCCTCACCCGACCGGCCGAAGGCCGGGTCCTGCTCGACGGCGAGGCGCTGACGGATACGGCAAAGGGCATCTTCGTTCCCCGGCACCGCCGCCGTTTCGGCTACGTCTTCCAGGAAGCGCGGCTTTTTCCGCACTTGAGCGTCCGGACAAATCTCTCCTATGGCCGCTGGTTCACCCCCAAATCCGCACGCATTGAAAATTTCGATCGCGTCGTCGACCTGCTCGGCATCGGCCAGTTGCTTGACCGTAGCCCTTCAAAGCTGTCGGGGGGCGAGAAGCAGCGTGTCGCGATCGGTCGCGCACTGCTTTCTTCGCCGCGCCTGCTCCTGATGGACGAGCCCCTGGCCGCCTTGGACGAAGCCCGCAAGGCCGAGATTCTGCCCTATCTCGAGCGTCTGCGCGACGAGATGGATATTCCGATCGTCTATGTCAGCCATTCGATCTCCGAAGTCGCACGCCTGGCAAATCAGGTCGTCATCATGCGCGACGGCAAGGTGGAAGCCGCAGGCCCCGCAACAGAAATCCTCAGTCGTTCGTCGTTGCTCCCGGAAGACCGAAGGGAAGCCGGTGCAGTGCTGGAAGGCACAGTCGAAAGCATCGATTCGGCCAATCGGATTTCGACGGTGCTGCTGAAGGCGGGCAGGCTTTATGTTCCCGGTGCTGCGCCGGCCATAGGCAAGTCCGTGCGCATCCGCATCCCCGCCCGAGATGTGATGCTGGCAACACGGAAGCCGGAAGGGCTGAGCGCCCTCAACATTCTGGAAGGAACCGTCACGCAGGTTTCGCCGACGGAGGATGGAACCGTCGAGATCCGCCTCGATTGCACCGGCGACGCCGTGCTCTCGCGCATCACCGCGCTGTCCTGCGAGCGTCTGGGGCTAAATCCAGGCATGTCGGCTTTCGCCGTCATCAAGACGGTGGCGCTGGAAGCCTGA
- the modB gene encoding molybdate ABC transporter permease subunit, producing the protein MDMFGLSDEEWTAILLTLRISFVAMVASLPPGIMVALLLARGRFWGKSILNGIVHLPLILPPVVTGFILLVLFGRRGPIGSLLDQYLGIVLSFRWTGAALACGVMGFPLMVRSIRLSIEAVDRKLEEAAGTLGASPAWVFLTVTLPLIIPGVIVGMILCFAKAMGEFGATITFVSNIPGETQTLSTAIYTFTQVPGGDAVAMRLTLISIAISMLALLASEFLAYLAGRRIDPE; encoded by the coding sequence TTGGATATGTTCGGCTTGAGCGATGAGGAATGGACGGCGATCCTGCTGACCCTGCGCATTTCCTTCGTCGCCATGGTGGCAAGCCTGCCGCCCGGCATCATGGTCGCGTTGCTGCTTGCCCGCGGCCGCTTCTGGGGAAAATCCATCCTGAACGGCATCGTCCACTTGCCACTGATCCTGCCGCCTGTCGTTACCGGTTTTATCCTCCTCGTCCTTTTTGGTCGCCGTGGTCCGATCGGCAGTCTGCTGGATCAATATCTGGGCATCGTGCTGTCCTTCCGTTGGACCGGTGCAGCGCTCGCTTGCGGCGTCATGGGCTTCCCGCTGATGGTGCGCAGTATCCGTCTCTCCATCGAGGCCGTCGACCGCAAGCTGGAGGAAGCTGCCGGAACGCTCGGCGCGAGCCCGGCCTGGGTCTTCCTGACCGTCACGCTGCCGCTGATTATTCCCGGTGTCATCGTCGGCATGATTCTCTGCTTTGCCAAAGCGATGGGCGAGTTCGGCGCCACCATCACCTTCGTCTCCAACATCCCCGGCGAGACGCAGACCCTGTCGACCGCCATCTATACCTTTACCCAGGTGCCGGGTGGTGACGCCGTCGCCATGCGGCTCACCCTCATATCCATCGCCATTTCCATGCTGGCCCTGCTCGCTTCGGAATTCCTCGCCTATCTCGCCGGCCGGAGGATCGATCCCGAATGA
- the modA gene encoding molybdate ABC transporter substrate-binding protein yields the protein MQSRRHWMKLATAAISAIWLGAAALSTPAAAAEKVTVFAAASLKDALDAANAAWAKESGKEAVASYAASGALAKQIENAAPADVFISADLSWMDYVADKKLIKADTRSNLLGNRLVLVAENGKQKPVEIKAGFDLASLIGDGKLAMGEPRSVPAGKYGQTALDKLGVWKSVESKVAYSESVRAALALVSRGEAPYGIVYQTDAAADKGVAIVGTFPADSHPPIIYPIALLAESKNPDAAAYLDFLKSDKAAPFFTAQGFTILK from the coding sequence ATGCAGAGCCGCCGCCACTGGATGAAACTGGCAACCGCCGCGATCTCGGCCATCTGGCTTGGCGCAGCAGCGCTTTCGACGCCTGCCGCAGCCGCCGAAAAGGTAACGGTCTTCGCTGCCGCAAGTCTCAAGGATGCGCTTGATGCGGCCAATGCGGCCTGGGCCAAGGAAAGCGGCAAGGAAGCCGTTGCTTCCTACGCAGCAAGCGGCGCACTGGCAAAACAGATCGAAAATGCAGCCCCGGCTGACGTCTTCATTTCTGCCGACCTGAGCTGGATGGATTACGTCGCCGATAAAAAGCTGATCAAGGCGGACACGCGCTCCAACCTGCTCGGCAACCGCCTTGTTCTGGTCGCTGAGAACGGCAAGCAGAAGCCGGTCGAAATCAAGGCAGGCTTCGATCTCGCAAGCCTCATCGGCGACGGCAAGCTCGCCATGGGCGAGCCGAGGTCGGTTCCGGCCGGCAAGTATGGCCAGACAGCGCTCGACAAACTCGGCGTCTGGAAGTCCGTCGAGAGCAAGGTTGCCTATTCAGAAAGCGTGCGCGCAGCCCTTGCCCTCGTTTCCCGCGGCGAAGCGCCTTACGGCATCGTTTATCAAACCGATGCCGCCGCCGATAAGGGCGTTGCGATCGTCGGCACCTTCCCGGCCGATTCCCACCCGCCGATTATCTATCCGATCGCCCTGCTTGCCGAGAGCAAGAACCCGGATGCCGCTGCCTATCTCGACTTCCTGAAGTCGGACAAGGCTGCCCCCTTCTTCACGGCTCAGGGTTTCACCATCCTGAAATAA
- a CDS encoding nicotinate-nucleotide adenylyltransferase codes for MPHSERGMIVGLFGGSFNPPHEGHALVAEIAIRRLGLDQLWWMVTPGNPLKSRNHLAPLSERLARSEAIATDPHIKVTAFEQAFGVSYTANTLARVKARNPHVHFIWIMGADSLENFHRWQKWQNIARTFPIAVIDRPGSTLSYLSSKMAKTFAFARIDEDDARVLWKKPAPAWTFIHGPRSTLSSTAIRNGDQHKAAE; via the coding sequence ATGCCGCACAGCGAACGCGGCATGATCGTCGGTCTGTTCGGCGGCTCGTTCAATCCGCCGCATGAGGGCCATGCTCTGGTCGCCGAAATCGCCATCCGCCGCCTGGGGCTGGATCAGCTTTGGTGGATGGTGACACCGGGCAATCCGTTGAAGAGCCGCAATCATCTGGCACCACTTTCGGAGCGTTTAGCGCGCAGCGAGGCGATCGCCACCGACCCACATATCAAGGTCACCGCCTTCGAACAGGCATTTGGCGTGAGCTACACGGCCAATACGCTTGCCCGCGTGAAAGCCCGCAATCCGCATGTGCATTTCATCTGGATCATGGGCGCCGACAGCCTGGAAAATTTCCATCGCTGGCAGAAATGGCAGAATATCGCGCGAACCTTCCCGATCGCTGTCATCGACCGGCCAGGCTCGACGCTCTCTTACCTTTCCTCGAAAATGGCCAAGACCTTCGCCTTTGCGCGCATCGATGAAGATGACGCCCGCGTTCTCTGGAAGAAGCCGGCGCCGGCCTGGACCTTCATTCACGGTCCACGCTCGACTTTGAGCTCGACAGCCATCCGCAACGGCGATCAGCACAAGGCCGCGGAATAA
- a CDS encoding glutamate-5-semialdehyde dehydrogenase: MLDTVALSPDIDVLMNDIGRKAKAAARPLGFASTDAKNKALNAMADAILANKAHILSENAKDLKDVEGTDMLASFIDRLTLNDKRVTEMAEGIRAIAALPDPVGEVIAAWDRPNGLKIERVRTPLGVIGVIFESRPNVTADAGALCLKAGNAVILRCGSDSRRSSAAIHACMVEGLKAAGLPEHTIQLVPVTDRAAVGAMLRGLDGTIDVIVPRGGKSLVARVQSEARVPVFAHLEGLCHIYVDASADLEMAKNIIVNAKMRRTGVCGAAETLLVDGAAIGTHLTPLIEVLVEAGCEVRGSATVLKAVAGLKPATEEDWSTEYLDAVISVAVVDGISGAIDHIQKYSSNHTEAVLAEDPEVVERFFTEIDSAILLHNASTQFADGGEFGMGAEIGIATGKMHARGPVGVEQLTSFKYRVRGHGQTRP; encoded by the coding sequence ATGCTTGATACAGTTGCGCTAAGCCCTGACATTGACGTGCTGATGAACGACATCGGCCGCAAGGCCAAGGCCGCCGCGCGACCATTGGGCTTTGCTTCCACCGATGCCAAGAACAAGGCTCTGAACGCGATGGCGGATGCCATTCTTGCGAACAAAGCCCATATCCTTTCGGAAAATGCGAAAGATTTGAAGGATGTGGAGGGCACGGACATGCTCGCCTCCTTCATCGATCGACTGACGCTGAACGACAAGCGCGTCACGGAAATGGCCGAGGGAATCCGCGCGATTGCCGCTCTTCCCGACCCTGTCGGCGAAGTCATTGCCGCCTGGGATCGCCCGAATGGCCTGAAGATCGAACGTGTCCGCACGCCGCTCGGCGTCATCGGCGTCATCTTCGAAAGCCGCCCGAACGTCACGGCCGACGCCGGTGCGCTTTGCCTGAAGGCAGGCAACGCCGTCATCCTGCGCTGCGGCTCGGATTCGCGCCGTTCCTCGGCTGCGATCCATGCCTGCATGGTCGAGGGCCTGAAGGCAGCCGGGCTGCCGGAACATACGATCCAGCTTGTGCCCGTGACCGATCGCGCCGCTGTCGGCGCCATGCTGCGCGGGCTTGATGGTACAATCGATGTTATCGTGCCGCGCGGCGGCAAGAGCCTCGTTGCCCGCGTCCAGAGCGAGGCACGCGTACCGGTTTTCGCCCATCTCGAAGGCCTCTGCCATATCTATGTCGATGCGTCCGCCGATCTCGAAATGGCCAAGAACATCATCGTCAATGCCAAGATGCGCCGCACCGGCGTCTGCGGCGCAGCCGAGACCCTGCTGGTCGACGGTGCCGCCATCGGCACGCATCTGACGCCGCTGATCGAGGTCCTAGTTGAAGCCGGCTGCGAGGTTCGCGGTTCGGCCACGGTTCTCAAGGCCGTAGCCGGCCTGAAGCCTGCCACCGAAGAGGACTGGTCGACCGAATATCTGGATGCCGTCATTTCCGTTGCCGTCGTTGACGGCATTTCCGGCGCGATCGACCATATCCAGAAATATTCGTCGAACCATACCGAAGCCGTGCTTGCCGAAGACCCTGAGGTTGTCGAACGCTTCTTCACGGAGATCGACTCGGCCATCCTGCTGCACAATGCCTCCACTCAGTTTGCCGATGGCGGCGAATTCGGCATGGGTGCGGAGATCGGCATCGCCACCGGCAAGATGCATGCGCGTGGCCCAGTCGGTGTCGAACAACTCACCTCCTTCAAATACCGCGTTCGCGGTCACGGACAGACGCGGCCCTGA
- the proB gene encoding glutamate 5-kinase, producing the protein MSSRKSLDRYRRVVIKIGSALLVDRKTGLKKSWLDAMCADIAALKSKGVDILVVSSGAIALGRSVLDLPSGALKLEESQAAAAVGQIALARAWSESLSHDEIVAGQILLTLGDTEERRRYLNARATINQLLKIGAVPIINENDTVATSEIRYGDNDRLAARVATMTGADLLILLSDIDGLYTAPPHLDPDAQFLETIAEITPEIEAMAGGAASELSRGGMRTKIDAGKIATTSGCAMIIASGKTESPLSAIENGARSSWFAPSGTPVTARKTWIAGQLQPAGMLHLDDGAVTALGAGKSLLPAGVRSISGNFARGDTVAIIAPSGREIARGLVSYDAEEARQIAGRKSADIEAILGYPGRAAMVHRDDMVMTAQIGSKSERQKKDASYA; encoded by the coding sequence ATGAGTAGCCGCAAATCGCTGGACCGATATCGCCGCGTCGTCATCAAGATCGGCTCGGCACTCTTGGTCGATCGCAAAACCGGTCTGAAGAAATCATGGCTCGATGCCATGTGCGCTGATATCGCTGCGCTGAAGTCCAAAGGCGTCGATATCCTCGTGGTATCGTCAGGGGCTATCGCTCTTGGCCGCTCGGTGCTCGATCTTCCCTCCGGCGCCCTGAAGCTGGAGGAAAGTCAGGCGGCAGCGGCCGTCGGCCAGATCGCGTTGGCACGCGCTTGGTCCGAAAGCCTCTCACACGATGAGATCGTCGCCGGCCAGATCCTGCTGACCCTCGGCGATACCGAAGAACGGCGCCGTTACCTCAACGCCCGCGCCACTATCAACCAGCTTCTGAAGATCGGCGCCGTGCCGATCATCAACGAGAACGATACGGTCGCGACCAGCGAAATCCGCTATGGTGATAACGACCGTCTGGCCGCCCGTGTCGCCACCATGACCGGCGCCGACCTGCTAATCCTTCTCTCCGATATAGACGGTCTCTACACCGCCCCGCCGCATCTCGATCCCGATGCGCAATTTCTGGAAACCATTGCGGAAATCACGCCCGAGATCGAAGCGATGGCCGGTGGTGCGGCCTCCGAACTCTCACGCGGCGGCATGCGCACCAAGATCGATGCCGGCAAGATCGCGACGACTTCGGGCTGCGCGATGATCATCGCGTCGGGCAAAACGGAAAGCCCGCTTTCGGCAATCGAAAACGGTGCGCGTTCCTCCTGGTTTGCGCCTTCGGGCACGCCCGTCACCGCCCGCAAGACCTGGATCGCCGGACAGCTTCAGCCGGCCGGCATGCTGCATCTCGATGACGGTGCAGTCACAGCACTCGGCGCCGGCAAGAGCCTGCTGCCCGCCGGCGTGCGCAGCATCTCCGGTAATTTCGCCCGCGGCGATACGGTTGCGATCATCGCCCCCTCCGGCCGCGAGATCGCCCGTGGACTGGTCAGCTACGACGCAGAGGAAGCTCGCCAGATCGCCGGCCGCAAATCGGCTGACATCGAGGCGATCCTCGGTTATCCCGGCCGCGCCGCCATGGTCCATCGCGACGATATGGTCATGACGGCGCAAATCGGTTCGAAATCGGAAAGGCAGAAGAAGGACGCAAGCTATGCTTGA
- the obgE gene encoding GTPase ObgE gives MKFLDEAKVYIRSGDGGAGSVSFRREKFIEFGGPDGGDGGRGGDVWVEAVNGLNTLIDFRYQQHFKAKVGMHGMGKNRTGANGDDVTLKVPVGTQIFEEDQESLICDLTEEGQRFCLAKGGNGGFGNAHFKSSVNQAPDWANPGLEGEEKTIWLHLKLIADAGLVGLPNAGKSTFLASVTRARPKIANYPFTTLHPNLGVATIDEREFILADIPGLIEGAHEGVGIGDRFLGHVERTRVLLHLVSSQEEKVGKAYKTVKHELEAYGNDLVDKPEIVALSQIDVLDDATLKKKAKELAKACGKTPFLISAVTGKGMTEVLRALRDIIVEANTEEKPAKTPKLRHRDMILTDEDESDE, from the coding sequence ATGAAATTTCTCGATGAAGCAAAGGTCTATATCCGGTCGGGTGATGGCGGCGCGGGCAGCGTTTCCTTCCGTCGTGAGAAATTCATCGAGTTCGGCGGGCCTGACGGAGGCGACGGCGGGCGCGGAGGCGACGTCTGGGTCGAGGCCGTCAACGGTCTCAATACGCTGATCGATTTTCGCTACCAGCAGCACTTCAAGGCCAAGGTCGGCATGCACGGCATGGGCAAGAACCGCACCGGCGCCAACGGCGACGACGTGACGCTCAAGGTTCCAGTCGGCACGCAGATCTTCGAGGAGGATCAGGAAAGCCTCATCTGCGACCTGACCGAGGAAGGCCAGCGCTTCTGCCTCGCAAAAGGCGGCAACGGCGGCTTCGGCAACGCCCACTTCAAATCCTCGGTCAATCAGGCACCGGACTGGGCCAATCCTGGCCTGGAGGGCGAAGAAAAAACCATCTGGCTGCACCTGAAGCTGATTGCCGATGCCGGCCTCGTCGGCCTGCCGAATGCCGGCAAGTCGACCTTCCTTGCTTCGGTCACGCGCGCGCGTCCGAAGATCGCCAATTACCCCTTCACGACGCTGCACCCCAACCTCGGGGTCGCGACCATCGACGAGCGGGAATTCATCCTTGCCGATATTCCCGGTCTTATCGAAGGCGCCCATGAGGGCGTGGGCATCGGCGACCGTTTCCTCGGCCATGTCGAGCGCACGCGTGTGCTGCTGCATCTCGTCTCTTCCCAGGAAGAAAAGGTCGGCAAGGCCTACAAGACGGTGAAGCACGAGCTCGAAGCCTATGGCAACGACCTGGTGGACAAGCCGGAAATCGTCGCGCTCTCGCAGATCGACGTACTCGACGATGCGACCCTGAAGAAGAAGGCCAAGGAACTCGCCAAGGCCTGCGGCAAGACACCCTTCCTGATCTCCGCCGTCACCGGCAAGGGAATGACGGAAGTGCTGCGCGCGCTGCGCGACATCATCGTCGAAGCCAATACCGAGGAAAAGCCGGCCAAGACACCGAAGCTGCGCCATCGCGACATGATCCTCACCGACGAGGACGAGAGCGATGAGTAG
- a CDS encoding endonuclease/exonuclease/phosphatase family protein, translating into MIFASYNIQYGFGLDGRYDLERIARNLEGADVIALQEVTRGFGRNDYADMPGTIAALFPDHFWVYGPACDMHVEAPEGQVSLQRGTRFQFGNMVLSRWPILSTRTLLLPRSRTVDKVNLQRGATEAVIAMPEGALRVYSVHLDHVSIDERIAQLHYLGGRINAFIHEGASLTGGCELGLPEPPLPEDYVIMGDFNMEPESPEYCTFAGAFDGFYGRTARIGTPIDAFAALGAYRPGSYSWMDPEDHGKRMHIDYCFVSCGLKDRLKSAVIETNFPGSDHFPLRVEIGD; encoded by the coding sequence GTGATTTTTGCGAGCTATAACATACAGTACGGCTTCGGTCTCGATGGCAGATACGATCTGGAACGCATCGCCAGAAATCTCGAAGGTGCTGATGTCATCGCGCTGCAGGAGGTGACGAGAGGCTTCGGCCGGAACGATTATGCCGACATGCCTGGTACCATCGCGGCGCTCTTTCCCGACCATTTCTGGGTCTATGGACCGGCCTGCGACATGCATGTCGAGGCGCCGGAGGGCCAGGTTTCGCTGCAGCGCGGCACCCGTTTCCAGTTCGGCAATATGGTTCTGTCGCGCTGGCCCATCCTGTCGACGCGAACGCTGCTTCTGCCGCGCAGCCGTACGGTCGACAAGGTCAATTTGCAGCGCGGTGCGACGGAAGCCGTTATTGCCATGCCTGAGGGTGCTCTCCGCGTCTATTCCGTTCATCTCGACCACGTTTCGATCGATGAGCGCATTGCGCAGCTCCACTATCTCGGCGGCCGCATCAATGCGTTCATTCATGAAGGCGCGTCGCTGACCGGAGGCTGCGAACTCGGGCTGCCCGAGCCGCCGCTGCCGGAGGATTACGTGATCATGGGCGATTTCAATATGGAGCCGGAATCGCCGGAATACTGCACCTTCGCTGGTGCTTTTGACGGGTTTTACGGCCGCACGGCGCGGATCGGCACGCCGATCGACGCCTTTGCGGCGCTTGGCGCCTACAGGCCCGGCAGCTACAGCTGGATGGATCCGGAAGATCACGGCAAGCGCATGCATATCGATTACTGTTTCGTCAGTTGCGGCCTCAAGGACCGGTTGAAATCCGCTGTCATTGAGACGAATTTCCCAGGTTCCGATCATTTTCCCTTGCGGGTCGAGATCGGCGATTGA
- a CDS encoding GNAT family N-acetyltransferase: MSSVTLQRPKSKPMMPGPAPVITTARLTLRPHRLSDAPAIAESLSDFAVTRMLARVPAPYDRQDALDWLIPVTSGVMPDWSLAITGSDDVHIGNVSIELRHGRWHLGYWLNRYYWQRGYMSEAAEAVLERFSRRMPDVPVHSGVFADNPASLRLQEKLGFRMTGCSEIYSFARNTMVAHIETVLQPGALQQKKVA; encoded by the coding sequence ATGAGCTCGGTTACCCTTCAGCGGCCCAAGAGCAAGCCCATGATGCCCGGCCCTGCGCCGGTCATCACCACGGCAAGGCTGACGCTTCGCCCGCACAGGCTGAGTGACGCTCCGGCAATTGCGGAATCGCTTTCCGATTTCGCGGTCACCCGCATGCTGGCCCGCGTTCCCGCCCCCTACGACCGGCAGGATGCGTTGGACTGGCTGATCCCGGTTACGTCAGGCGTCATGCCTGATTGGAGTTTGGCGATCACCGGCAGTGATGATGTTCATATCGGCAATGTGTCGATCGAACTCCGTCACGGCCGCTGGCACCTCGGTTACTGGCTGAACCGCTACTACTGGCAGCGCGGCTATATGAGCGAGGCGGCGGAAGCCGTGCTGGAGCGTTTCTCGCGGCGCATGCCTGACGTCCCGGTTCATTCGGGCGTCTTTGCCGACAATCCTGCATCGCTTCGGCTGCAGGAAAAGCTCGGTTTCCGGATGACCGGCTGCAGCGAAATCTACTCCTTCGCTCGCAATACCATGGTCGCTCATATCGAAACCGTGCTGCAGCCCGGCGCTCTGCAGCAGAAAAAGGTCGCCTGA
- a CDS encoding GNAT family N-acetyltransferase: MQGELIRVDQSRSPREDQRSSMERLRPERLRTDCPVLLSERLVMRAPHEEDIDALAHLANNAKVATMVSRMPHPYTANDAADFVWRTRNGEIGKCVYAITKAENGAFMGCCGVEPHTDEKTVEIGYWLGEPYWNQGYMTEACHALVDMVFRTRQQVEQIDARCRVMNVASRRVIQKCGFQFQGSGLAASLALGSNVPVEWYRLDRKTWMSLRSWGAIS, translated from the coding sequence ATGCAAGGCGAATTGATAAGGGTCGACCAATCACGGTCACCCCGGGAAGACCAGCGGTCTTCCATGGAACGGCTGAGGCCGGAGCGGTTAAGGACCGATTGCCCTGTCTTGTTATCGGAACGGCTCGTCATGCGCGCGCCGCACGAGGAAGACATTGACGCCCTTGCCCATCTCGCCAACAACGCCAAAGTCGCCACCATGGTATCGCGTATGCCGCACCCATATACCGCCAATGATGCCGCCGACTTTGTTTGGCGTACGCGAAATGGCGAGATTGGCAAGTGCGTCTATGCCATCACCAAGGCCGAAAACGGTGCCTTCATGGGGTGCTGCGGGGTAGAACCGCATACCGACGAGAAGACCGTCGAGATCGGCTACTGGCTGGGCGAACCCTATTGGAACCAGGGTTATATGACCGAGGCCTGCCATGCCCTCGTCGACATGGTGTTCAGGACACGGCAGCAGGTCGAGCAGATCGACGCCCGCTGCCGGGTCATGAACGTTGCCTCGCGCCGCGTCATCCAGAAGTGCGGCTTCCAGTTCCAGGGATCCGGCCTTGCCGCATCGCTGGCGCTCGGCAGCAACGTGCCGGTCGAATGGTACCGGCTCGACCGCAAGACCTGGATGTCACTGAGAAGCTGGGGGGCAATCTCATGA
- the rpmA gene encoding 50S ribosomal protein L27 codes for MAHKKAGGSSRNGRDSDSKRLGVKKFGGENVVAGNIIVRQRGTQWHPGANVGLGKDHTIFALTAGNVDYRTKANGRVYVSVMPKAEAAE; via the coding sequence ATGGCACATAAAAAAGCTGGCGGTTCCTCGCGTAACGGTCGCGATTCCGATTCCAAGCGCCTCGGCGTGAAGAAGTTCGGCGGCGAGAACGTCGTAGCCGGCAACATCATCGTTCGCCAGCGCGGTACGCAGTGGCATCCGGGCGCCAATGTCGGCCTCGGCAAGGATCACACTATTTTTGCGCTTACGGCTGGCAATGTGGACTACCGAACGAAGGCCAATGGTCGCGTGTACGTGTCTGTAATGCCGAAAGCGGAAGCAGCGGAATAA
- the rplU gene encoding 50S ribosomal protein L21, with the protein MFAVIKTGGKQYRVAANDVLTIEKLEASAGDSIEFTEVLVIGEGADAAIGAPFVAGASVKAEVVDQTRGKKVIAFKKRRRQNSKRSRGHRQHHTVVRITDIVAAK; encoded by the coding sequence ATGTTCGCAGTCATCAAGACCGGCGGTAAGCAGTACCGTGTGGCAGCCAATGACGTGCTGACCATCGAGAAGCTTGAAGCCTCCGCTGGCGACTCCATTGAATTCACCGAAGTCCTCGTGATCGGCGAAGGCGCCGACGCGGCGATCGGTGCGCCCTTCGTAGCCGGCGCCTCCGTCAAGGCGGAAGTCGTCGACCAGACCCGCGGCAAGAAGGTTATCGCCTTCAAGAAGCGTCGTCGTCAGAATTCGAAGCGTTCGCGCGGCCATCGCCAGCATCACACGGTTGTCCGCATCACGGACATCGTGGCCGCCAAGTAA